TTACGCTGGAAATCTCCTCCTACAAAGAGAATACGAACTTCTTGATCTCCACGCTGGGAACTGGGTGTAAATAGTTGGAGATCAAAACATAAAGGTAATTTAACTTTTCTCAGCTTACTGTCAGGGATGTCATAGTCTTTAGCTATTTGCTTGACTATAGCATTTGTTAATCCAAGTACATATCTTTGTGAATTCAGAATCTTTTTATGAATGTGTGTTAACCAACCTGGAGACGTTGAGATTTTCCAGATTGGCTCATAGAGTTTTCTAGTCCAGTCTGTAACTATATAACTTCTATTATTTCCAGTAGCAAGATATCCAAATAGTGCAACAGATACTCCAATAAATAAGACTTTTCGCTCCTCCCGATTTGCTTGGTGTATAATCTTATGAAGTTTTCGTGACTCTCTAATTCGGGAGATAAATAAGGATGAATAATGTATAGTAAAAATAGATAGTGAATGCGGATGACGAGGAGTTCGCTGAAAACGGAAATTTTTTAAGTTTATTTTAAATCTATTTTGAAATACATTGATGCGTGGATGCAAATTAAGAGGAGTTGGTACAAAACGAAAAATTTTGAGGTCTATTTCAGGTCTATTTTCAAAGAGATCAATAAAACGCTTTTCAAAGGTTGTACTACCAAGATCAACGGGAAAAGTAACTAACAAAAGTTTTTTCATTTCATTACCTCAAGCAATGTATATTTCTTCATCTTCTAAACCAAAAAAATATCTATTATTTAACAACATTTAGTTTTGCTTCTAAATGTCTTGCTAAATCGGATGAAATATTCCCTATTGAACGCTCTATGTAATGTTCTTCAAATGAAATAAAATCGTTGCTTACTAACTCTAATGATTGTTGTATTGCTGTTTCTAAATCAGATTCATTTTCATAAGAAATTCCAACTTGAGTAGGGTAATTTATCTGATTATTCATTAACGGAAAATTGGGGCATAAGACAAAAGTTT
The DNA window shown above is from Anabaena sp. WA102 and carries:
- a CDS encoding glycosyltransferase family 4 protein; protein product: MKKLLLVTFPVDLGSTTFEKRFIDLFENRPEIDLKIFRFVPTPLNLHPRINVFQNRFKINLKNFRFQRTPRHPHSLSIFTIHYSSLFISRIRESRKLHKIIHQANREERKVLFIGVSVALFGYLATGNNRSYIVTDWTRKLYEPIWKISTSPGWLTHIHKKILNSQRYVLGLTNAIVKQIAKDYDIPDSKLRKVKLPLCFDLQLFTPSSQRGDQEVRILFVGGDFQRKGGNVLLKWFKENYKPGLKMTMVTSFSIEYHPGITIEKNVEYGQPKHIELYKSHDIFVLPTNCDSYPSVLGEAACAGLAILTTKNALGASEVIQNGENGYICDSPAALLEKLTLLIKDKDLLAIMKQNSRKLMEREFSDEVVLNQYMRYIFE